Proteins co-encoded in one Acinetobacter lwoffii genomic window:
- the rpoC gene encoding DNA-directed RNA polymerase subunit beta' has product MKDLLDIMRKKTDSDGHAPVEFDRIRIGLASPEMIKSWSHGEVKKPETINYRTFKPERDGLFCAKIFGPVKDYECLCGKYKRMKYKGVICEKCGVEVTTAKVRRERMGHIELASPVAHIWFLKSLPSRIGLLLDMTLRDIERVLYFESYVVTDPGMTPFEKYQLLNDEEYFNALEEHGDEFTAKMGAEAVQDLLKDIDLEAEIARLREEIPVTTSETKLKKASKRLKLMEAFNDSNNKPEWMVLTVLPVLPPDLRPLVPLEGGRFATSDLNDLYRRVINRNNRLKRLLDLAAPDIIVRNEKRMLQESVDALLDNGRRGRAITGSNKRPLKSLADMIKGKQGRFRQNLLGKRVDYSGRSVITVGPNLRLHQCGLPKKMALELFKPFIFAKLQASGQATTIKAAKKMVERETPEVWDVLAHVIRQHPVMLNRAPTLHRLGLQAFEPILIEGKAIRLHPLVCAAFNADFDGDQMAVHVPLTLEAQLEARALMMSTNNILSPANGEPIIVPSQDVVLGLYYITRDAINAKGEGMVFADTHEVNRALATGQVDLHARVKARVHQTVIDEDGNREQQTIIVDTTPGRCLLWEVVPEGMDFQQINVEMTKKNISKLINSCYRKLGLKDTVIFADQLMYLGFRQATRSGVSVGMEDMVIPPQKQAIIGKAEAEVREIEQQFEQGFVTAGERYNKVVDIWARTNDQVAKAMMDNLSFTTVKNKQGEDEKQKSFNSIYMMSDSGARGSAAQIRQLAGMRGLMAKPDGSIIETPIKANFREGLTVLQYFISTHGARKGLADTALKTANSGYLTRRLVDVAQDLVITEPDCGTYDGLVMTPFIQGGDVIENLGARVLGRVVAEDVKRVGTDEVLLPRNTLIDEKLATFIESQGVDEIKVRSVVNCASTFGVCAKCYGRDLARGHQVNPGESVGVMAAQSIGEPGTQLTMRTFHVGGAASRTSAANSVQVRNQGTVRFHNVKTVQHAKGHLVSTSRSGEIGIADDLGRERERYKLPYGASILLKDGEAVEAGGIVATWDPHTHPLVTEVAGKVRFSQIADGVTVTSKTDDATGMSTIEILPVTSRPASGKDLRPAVVLDTVDGGEQFYFLPQNTILSVRDGETIGVGDVIGRVPQETSRTRDITGGLPRVADLFEARKPKEHAILAEVSGVVSFGKETKGKNRLVITPDDGSEIYEELIPKWRTINVFEGEHVNRGETISDGPQNPHDILRLKGEVALTNYIVNEVQDVYRLQGVKINDKHIEVIVRQMLRKVDITDGGDTSFIKGEQVDYIRVVQENQAVLAQNKFPAKFERQLMGITKASLSTDSFISAASFQETTRVLTEAAVTGKEDDLRGLKENVVVGRLIPAGTGLAYHLERRRQEAEAAEFELHNDFSDVDQALSQAFNEEF; this is encoded by the coding sequence TTGAAAGACTTGCTCGATATCATGCGCAAAAAGACGGATTCAGACGGTCATGCTCCTGTAGAGTTTGACCGCATCCGTATTGGTCTTGCGTCACCAGAAATGATTAAGTCATGGTCTCACGGTGAAGTTAAAAAGCCAGAAACCATTAACTATCGTACGTTCAAGCCTGAACGTGATGGTTTGTTCTGTGCCAAAATCTTTGGTCCAGTGAAAGATTACGAATGCTTGTGTGGTAAATACAAGCGTATGAAATACAAAGGCGTCATTTGTGAAAAATGTGGCGTTGAAGTAACAACTGCGAAAGTTCGTCGTGAACGTATGGGTCACATCGAGCTGGCGTCTCCAGTTGCCCACATCTGGTTCTTAAAATCATTACCGAGCCGTATCGGTCTATTATTAGACATGACGCTACGTGATATTGAACGTGTATTGTATTTCGAATCTTATGTAGTGACCGATCCGGGTATGACTCCATTTGAGAAATACCAACTTCTAAATGATGAAGAATACTTCAATGCATTAGAAGAACACGGTGATGAATTCACAGCGAAAATGGGTGCTGAAGCAGTTCAAGACTTGTTGAAAGACATCGATCTTGAAGCTGAAATTGCGCGTCTTCGTGAAGAAATTCCTGTGACAACTTCAGAAACCAAGCTGAAAAAAGCGTCTAAGCGTTTGAAGTTGATGGAAGCATTCAACGATTCGAACAACAAGCCAGAATGGATGGTGTTAACTGTACTTCCAGTTCTTCCACCAGATCTTCGTCCGCTTGTACCACTTGAAGGTGGTCGTTTCGCGACTTCTGACCTGAATGATCTTTACCGTCGTGTGATCAACCGTAACAACCGTTTGAAGCGTCTTCTTGACCTTGCAGCGCCAGACATCATCGTACGTAACGAAAAACGTATGTTACAAGAGTCTGTAGATGCATTGCTGGATAACGGTCGTCGTGGTCGTGCAATTACCGGTTCGAACAAGCGTCCGCTTAAATCTTTGGCAGACATGATCAAAGGTAAGCAAGGTCGTTTCCGTCAAAACTTATTGGGTAAACGTGTCGATTACTCAGGGCGTTCGGTCATTACTGTTGGTCCAAACCTGCGTTTGCACCAATGTGGTCTTCCTAAGAAAATGGCCCTTGAACTGTTCAAGCCATTCATCTTTGCGAAACTACAAGCTTCTGGTCAAGCAACCACCATTAAAGCTGCGAAGAAAATGGTTGAGCGCGAGACGCCAGAAGTTTGGGACGTTCTTGCTCACGTGATTCGTCAACATCCAGTGATGTTGAACCGTGCGCCAACTCTTCACCGTTTGGGTCTTCAAGCATTTGAACCGATCCTGATCGAAGGTAAAGCGATCCGTCTACACCCACTCGTATGTGCTGCGTTTAACGCCGACTTCGATGGTGACCAAATGGCGGTACACGTACCATTAACACTTGAAGCTCAGCTTGAAGCGCGTGCGTTAATGATGTCGACGAACAACATTCTGTCTCCAGCGAACGGTGAGCCAATCATCGTACCGTCTCAGGACGTGGTCTTGGGCTTGTATTACATCACGCGTGATGCAATCAATGCCAAAGGTGAAGGCATGGTGTTTGCGGATACTCACGAAGTAAACCGTGCACTGGCAACAGGTCAGGTTGATCTACACGCTCGCGTTAAAGCACGTGTACACCAGACTGTGATCGACGAAGATGGTAACCGTGAACAGCAAACCATTATTGTAGATACGACGCCTGGTCGCTGCCTACTTTGGGAAGTTGTGCCTGAAGGTATGGATTTCCAGCAAATTAACGTTGAGATGACTAAGAAAAACATCTCTAAGTTAATTAACTCTTGCTACCGTAAATTGGGTCTGAAAGATACTGTTATCTTCGCTGACCAATTGATGTACTTGGGCTTCCGTCAAGCGACGCGTTCAGGTGTATCTGTCGGTATGGAAGACATGGTTATTCCACCGCAAAAACAAGCGATTATTGGTAAAGCGGAAGCTGAAGTTCGTGAAATCGAACAACAGTTCGAACAAGGTTTCGTAACTGCTGGCGAGCGTTATAACAAAGTGGTCGATATTTGGGCGCGTACCAATGACCAGGTTGCTAAAGCGATGATGGACAACTTGTCATTCACGACTGTTAAAAACAAACAGGGTGAAGACGAGAAGCAAAAATCATTCAACTCGATCTATATGATGTCTGACTCAGGTGCCCGTGGTTCGGCAGCTCAGATTCGTCAGTTGGCGGGTATGCGTGGTTTGATGGCGAAGCCGGATGGCTCGATCATTGAAACGCCTATTAAAGCGAACTTCCGTGAAGGTTTGACCGTACTTCAGTACTTCATCTCGACACACGGTGCGCGTAAAGGTTTGGCCGATACAGCATTGAAGACTGCGAACTCTGGTTACTTGACTCGTCGTCTGGTAGACGTTGCGCAAGACTTGGTCATTACCGAGCCGGATTGTGGTACGTATGACGGTCTGGTCATGACTCCGTTCATTCAAGGTGGCGATGTCATCGAAAACCTGGGTGCACGAGTATTGGGTCGTGTGGTTGCTGAAGATGTGAAACGTGTAGGTACAGACGAAGTTCTGCTTCCACGTAATACGTTAATTGACGAGAAATTGGCGACGTTTATCGAAAGCCAGGGTGTCGACGAAATTAAAGTACGTTCAGTCGTGAACTGTGCGTCTACCTTCGGTGTATGTGCGAAATGTTACGGTCGTGACCTAGCACGTGGTCATCAGGTGAACCCGGGTGAGTCTGTTGGTGTAATGGCAGCTCAATCGATTGGTGAGCCAGGTACACAGTTAACGATGCGTACCTTCCACGTCGGTGGTGCTGCGAGCCGAACTTCTGCTGCAAACAGTGTACAAGTTCGTAACCAAGGTACAGTACGTTTCCACAACGTGAAAACAGTACAACATGCCAAAGGTCATTTGGTGTCGACTTCACGTTCAGGTGAAATCGGTATTGCGGATGATTTAGGTCGTGAGCGCGAGCGCTATAAACTGCCTTACGGTGCGTCTATCTTGCTGAAAGATGGCGAAGCTGTAGAAGCAGGCGGTATTGTGGCGACTTGGGATCCGCATACACATCCATTGGTAACAGAAGTTGCTGGTAAAGTACGTTTCAGCCAGATTGCTGATGGCGTGACGGTTACTTCTAAAACTGATGATGCAACAGGTATGTCAACCATCGAAATCTTGCCAGTGACTTCACGTCCTGCGTCAGGTAAAGATTTGCGTCCTGCTGTTGTGTTGGATACCGTTGATGGTGGTGAACAGTTCTACTTCCTGCCACAGAACACGATTCTTTCTGTTCGCGATGGCGAAACGATTGGTGTCGGTGATGTCATCGGTCGTGTACCACAAGAAACTTCACGTACCCGTGATATTACCGGTGGTCTGCCGCGTGTAGCTGACTTGTTCGAAGCACGTAAGCCGAAAGAGCATGCAATCCTTGCAGAAGTGTCGGGTGTTGTAAGCTTTGGTAAAGAGACCAAAGGTAAGAACCGTCTGGTGATTACGCCGGATGATGGCTCTGAGATTTATGAAGAGCTGATTCCGAAATGGCGTACCATTAACGTGTTCGAAGGCGAACATGTGAACCGTGGTGAAACTATTTCTGATGGTCCACAGAACCCGCACGATATCTTACGTTTGAAAGGCGAAGTTGCGCTTACAAACTACATCGTGAACGAAGTTCAGGACGTATACCGTCTGCAAGGTGTAAAAATCAACGACAAGCATATTGAAGTCATCGTACGTCAAATGCTGCGTAAAGTTGATATCACTGATGGCGGCGATACCAGCTTCATCAAAGGCGAACAAGTGGATTACATCCGCGTTGTTCAAGAAAACCAAGCAGTTCTTGCACAAAACAAGTTCCCTGCGAAGTTTGAACGTCAATTGATGGGTATTACCAAAGCATCGCTTTCTACTGACTCGTTCATCTCTGCTGCATCGTTCCAGGAAACCACGCGTGTGTTAACTGAAGCGGCTGTAACAGGTAAAGAAGATGATTTACGCGGTTTGAAAGAGAATGTGGTTGTAGGTCGTCTGATCCCAGCGGGTACAGGTTTGGCTTACCACCTGGAGCGTCGTCGTCAAGAAGCAGAAGCTGCAGAATTTGAACTGCACAATGACTTCTCTGATGTAGACCAAGCTCTAAGTCAGGCATTTAACGAAGAATTCTAA
- the rpoB gene encoding DNA-directed RNA polymerase subunit beta, whose protein sequence is MAYSYTEKKRIRKNFGKLPSVMDAPYLLAIQVDSYRTFLQDGKSPKNREDIGLQAAFRSVFPIESYSGNAALEFVEYSLGKPEFDVRECILRGSTYAAPMRVKIRLILKDRETKSIKDVREQEVYMGEMPLMTDNGTFVINGTERVIVSQLHRSPGVFFDHDKGKTHSSGKVLYSARIIPYRGSWLDFEFDAKDLVYVRIDRRRKLLATVVLRALGYSNENILDMFYEKVPVYLDMGSYQIDLVPERLRGEMAQFDILDKDGKAIVEQGKRINARHVRQMEASGLEKLAVPDEYLYERITAEDIPLKDGDVIAANTVLSHEIMVKIAEGGVKQFNILFTNDIDRGSFVADSLRADTTSNREEALVEIYKVMRPGEPPTKEAAENLFNNLFFSSERYDLSPVGRMKFNRRLGRPYEVGTDQKSREVEGILSNEDITDVLKTLVEIRNGKGEVDDIDHLGNRRVRSVGEMTENQFRVGLVRVERAVKERLSQAETDNLSPQDLINAKPVAAAIKEFFGSSQLSQFMDQNNPLSEITHKRRVSALGPGGLTRERAGFEVRDVHQTHYGRVCPIETPEGPNIGLINSLSVYAKCNNFGFLETPYRKVVDGRVTDEVEYLSAIEEVGTVIAQADSAMDKDGNLTEEFVSVRHQGDFVRIPPEKVTHMDVSAQQVVSVAASLIPFLEHDDANRALMGSNMQRQAVPTLIADKPLVGTGMEANVAHDSGVCVIAQRGGRIEFVDASRVVIRVNEDEMIAGEAGVDIYNLIKYTRSNQNTCINQKVLVNLGDKVGRGDVLADGPSTDGGELALGQNMRVAFMTWNGYNYEDSILLSERVLQEDRLTSIHIQELSCVARDTKLGAEEITADIPNVGEAALSKLDESGIVYIGAEVTAGDILVGKVTPKGETQLTPEEKLLRAIFGEKAADVKDSSLRVPSGTKGTVIDVQVFTRDGLEKDERAQAIEKAQLDAYRKDLKEEFKIFEEAARERVIRLLNGQESNGGGTTKRGDKLSEDVLSGLELVDLLEIQPVDEAIAERLTQIQVFLKEKSFEIDEKFAEKKRKLSTGDELTTGVLKVVKVYLAVKRRIQPGDKMAGRHGNKGVVSNILPVEDMPHDANGVPVDIVLNPLGVPSRMNVGQILETHLGMAAKGLGDQIDKMMKEQRTVLELRDFLDKIYNKVGGEQEDLDSLTDEEILKLSGNLRAGVPLATPVFDGAEEGQIKELLQLAGLSSTGQTVLYDGRTGERFDRPVTVGYMYMLKLNHLVDDKMHARSTGSYSLVTQQPLGGKAQFGGQRFGEMEVWALEAYGAAYTLQEMLTVKSDDVEGRTRIYKNIVDGNHYMDPGMPESFNVLTKEIRSLGINIELKNGD, encoded by the coding sequence ATGGCATACTCATATACCGAAAAGAAACGGATCCGTAAGAATTTTGGTAAATTGCCTAGCGTCATGGATGCTCCGTACTTGCTCGCGATTCAAGTCGACTCGTACAGAACATTCTTACAAGATGGCAAATCACCAAAAAACCGCGAAGATATCGGTCTCCAAGCCGCATTTCGTTCAGTTTTTCCTATTGAAAGTTATTCTGGCAATGCTGCTTTAGAATTTGTTGAGTATAGTCTTGGTAAGCCTGAGTTTGATGTACGCGAATGTATTCTTCGTGGCTCAACTTATGCAGCACCAATGCGTGTAAAAATTCGTTTGATCCTGAAAGATCGTGAAACGAAGTCAATTAAAGATGTACGTGAACAAGAAGTCTATATGGGCGAAATGCCATTGATGACGGATAACGGTACCTTTGTAATTAACGGTACCGAGCGTGTGATCGTGTCACAATTACACCGTTCACCAGGCGTATTCTTTGACCACGATAAAGGCAAGACTCACTCAAGTGGTAAAGTCCTTTATTCAGCGCGTATTATTCCTTACCGTGGTTCATGGTTAGACTTTGAATTCGATGCCAAAGACCTGGTCTATGTACGTATTGACCGTCGTCGTAAATTGCTTGCGACTGTGGTGCTTCGTGCCTTGGGTTATAGCAACGAAAACATTCTCGACATGTTCTACGAGAAAGTACCTGTGTATCTTGACATGGGTAGCTACCAGATTGACCTGGTGCCTGAACGTCTGCGTGGCGAAATGGCACAATTTGACATCCTGGACAAGGATGGTAAGGCAATTGTTGAGCAAGGTAAACGTATCAATGCGCGTCATGTACGTCAAATGGAAGCTTCAGGTCTTGAAAAACTTGCAGTGCCTGATGAGTACCTGTATGAGCGTATCACTGCTGAAGACATCCCATTAAAAGATGGTGATGTGATTGCGGCCAATACTGTATTAAGCCATGAAATCATGGTGAAAATTGCAGAAGGCGGCGTGAAGCAGTTCAATATTCTGTTCACTAATGATATCGACCGCGGTTCATTCGTTGCAGATTCTCTACGTGCAGATACAACGAGCAATCGTGAAGAAGCATTGGTAGAAATCTACAAAGTCATGCGCCCGGGCGAGCCACCAACAAAAGAAGCTGCTGAAAACCTATTCAACAACTTGTTCTTCTCTTCTGAACGCTATGACTTGTCTCCAGTTGGTCGTATGAAGTTCAACCGTCGTTTGGGTCGTCCTTACGAAGTGGGTACAGACCAGAAATCACGTGAAGTTGAAGGCATTCTCTCGAACGAAGATATCACTGATGTATTAAAAACATTAGTTGAAATCCGTAACGGTAAAGGTGAAGTCGACGATATCGATCACTTGGGTAACCGTCGTGTTCGTTCTGTTGGTGAAATGACAGAAAACCAATTCCGTGTAGGTCTGGTTCGTGTAGAACGTGCTGTTAAAGAGCGTTTATCACAAGCTGAAACTGACAACCTGTCTCCACAAGATTTGATCAATGCGAAGCCTGTTGCTGCTGCAATCAAGGAATTCTTTGGTTCAAGCCAGTTGTCTCAATTCATGGACCAAAACAATCCGTTATCTGAGATTACGCATAAACGTCGTGTTTCTGCGCTTGGTCCCGGCGGTTTGACGCGTGAACGTGCAGGCTTTGAAGTACGTGACGTACATCAAACTCACTACGGTCGTGTATGTCCAATTGAAACACCGGAAGGTCCAAACATTGGTTTGATCAACTCGCTTTCTGTTTATGCGAAATGTAACAACTTCGGTTTCCTGGAAACCCCATACCGTAAGGTTGTTGATGGTCGTGTAACAGATGAAGTTGAATACCTGTCTGCGATTGAAGAAGTAGGTACTGTCATTGCACAGGCCGATTCTGCAATGGATAAAGACGGTAACTTAACAGAAGAGTTTGTATCTGTTCGTCATCAAGGTGACTTCGTACGTATTCCTCCTGAAAAAGTAACCCATATGGATGTATCTGCTCAGCAGGTTGTATCTGTGGCTGCGTCACTGATTCCGTTCCTTGAACACGATGATGCCAACCGTGCATTGATGGGTTCAAACATGCAACGTCAGGCTGTTCCTACGTTAATCGCTGACAAACCACTCGTAGGTACCGGTATGGAAGCGAACGTAGCACATGACTCAGGTGTATGTGTGATCGCTCAGCGTGGTGGTCGTATCGAGTTTGTTGATGCGTCTCGTGTGGTTATTCGTGTGAATGAAGACGAAATGATCGCAGGTGAAGCAGGTGTAGATATCTACAACCTGATCAAGTACACCCGTTCGAACCAGAACACTTGTATCAACCAGAAAGTTCTTGTGAACCTAGGTGATAAAGTAGGTCGTGGTGATGTACTGGCTGATGGTCCATCGACTGATGGCGGTGAGCTAGCACTGGGTCAAAACATGCGCGTTGCGTTCATGACCTGGAACGGTTACAACTACGAAGACTCGATCTTACTTTCTGAGCGTGTACTTCAAGAAGACCGTTTAACCTCGATTCATATCCAGGAATTGTCATGTGTCGCACGTGATACCAAACTGGGTGCGGAAGAAATCACTGCCGATATCCCGAACGTGGGTGAAGCTGCTCTGTCTAAACTGGACGAGTCAGGTATCGTTTACATCGGTGCAGAAGTAACTGCTGGCGATATCCTTGTTGGTAAAGTAACCCCTAAAGGTGAAACACAGCTTACTCCAGAAGAAAAATTGCTACGTGCAATCTTCGGTGAAAAAGCGGCTGACGTAAAAGATTCATCTTTACGCGTTCCATCGGGTACGAAAGGTACTGTGATTGACGTTCAAGTGTTTACACGTGATGGTCTTGAAAAAGATGAACGTGCTCAAGCAATTGAAAAAGCACAGCTTGATGCATACCGTAAAGACTTGAAAGAAGAATTCAAAATCTTCGAAGAAGCTGCACGTGAACGTGTAATCCGTCTACTTAACGGCCAAGAGTCGAATGGTGGCGGTACAACTAAACGTGGCGACAAACTGTCTGAAGACGTGTTGTCTGGTTTAGAGCTTGTTGATCTTCTTGAAATTCAACCAGTTGATGAAGCAATTGCTGAACGTTTAACTCAAATTCAAGTGTTCTTGAAAGAGAAGAGCTTCGAAATTGACGAGAAATTTGCTGAGAAAAAACGCAAACTTTCTACAGGCGATGAACTGACGACTGGTGTATTGAAAGTTGTTAAAGTTTATCTTGCTGTAAAACGTCGCATCCAGCCGGGTGATAAGATGGCGGGTCGTCACGGTAACAAAGGTGTTGTATCAAACATCTTGCCGGTAGAAGACATGCCACATGATGCCAACGGTGTACCTGTTGATATCGTATTGAACCCGCTGGGCGTACCATCGCGTATGAACGTGGGTCAGATTCTTGAAACTCACTTGGGTATGGCGGCGAAAGGTCTTGGCGATCAAATCGACAAGATGATGAAAGAGCAACGTACTGTACTTGAGCTTCGTGATTTCCTAGACAAGATTTACAACAAAGTTGGTGGCGAGCAAGAAGATCTTGATAGCTTGACTGATGAAGAAATCTTGAAACTTTCTGGCAACTTGCGTGCTGGCGTGCCTTTGGCTACTCCGGTATTCGATGGTGCTGAAGAAGGTCAGATCAAAGAGTTGTTACAACTTGCAGGCCTGTCTAGTACTGGTCAGACCGTATTATATGATGGTCGTACTGGTGAGCGTTTCGATCGTCCGGTAACTGTAGGTTACATGTACATGCTGAAACTGAACCACTTGGTTGATGACAAGATGCATGCGCGTTCAACTGGTTCTTACTCTCTAGTAACGCAACAGCCGCTTGGTGGTAAAGCACAATTCGGTGGTCAGCGTTTCGGTGAGATGGAAGTCTGGGCACTAGAAGCTTACGGTGCAGCATATACGCTACAAGAAATGCTGACTGTGAAATCGGATGACGTTGAAGGCCGTACCCGTATCTACAAGAACATTGTAGATGGCAACCATTATATGGACCCGGGCATGCCTGAATCGTTCAACGTATTGACCAAAGAGATCCGTTCTTTAGGTATCAACATTGAACTGAAAAATGGTGACTAA
- the rplL gene encoding 50S ribosomal protein L7/L12 — MALTNEEILNAVAEKTVLELVELISAFEEKFNVSAAAVAVAAGPAAAAAEEQTEFNVELTSFGANKVAVIKAVREATGLGLKEAKDMVEGAPAVLKEGVSKEEGEELKKKLEEAGATVTLK; from the coding sequence ATGGCTTTAACAAACGAAGAAATCCTAAACGCAGTTGCTGAAAAAACTGTTCTTGAACTTGTTGAACTTATCTCTGCTTTCGAAGAGAAATTCAATGTATCTGCTGCTGCTGTAGCTGTTGCTGCTGGTCCAGCTGCTGCTGCTGCTGAAGAACAAACTGAATTCAATGTTGAATTGACTTCTTTCGGCGCGAACAAAGTTGCTGTAATTAAAGCAGTTCGTGAAGCGACTGGCCTTGGCTTGAAAGAAGCTAAAGACATGGTTGAAGGCGCTCCTGCAGTTCTTAAAGAAGGCGTTTCTAAAGAAGAAGGCGAAGAGCTTAAGAAGAAACTTGAAGAAGCTGGTGCTACAGTTACTCTTAAGTAA
- the rplJ gene encoding 50S ribosomal protein L10, with protein MALLIEGKKQIVAEVTEVASTAFAAVVADYQGLTVEQLTALRVEARKLGVHTRIVRNTLAKRALQDTQFNILNDNLVGPTILAFSTSEDDMGAAARLFEEFAKTNKAFELKAAAFDGKLYQGEEVSVIANLPNQEKALTMLANVLQAPISKLGRLLTALQEKNESEAA; from the coding sequence ATGGCTCTTCTTATCGAAGGCAAAAAACAGATCGTAGCTGAAGTAACTGAAGTTGCTTCTACTGCATTTGCTGCTGTTGTTGCTGACTATCAAGGTTTAACTGTTGAGCAATTAACTGCTCTTCGCGTTGAAGCTCGTAAACTAGGTGTTCACACACGTATCGTGCGTAACACTTTGGCTAAACGCGCTCTTCAAGATACTCAATTCAATATCTTGAACGACAACCTTGTTGGCCCAACAATCTTAGCTTTCTCGACTTCTGAAGACGACATGGGTGCTGCTGCACGTTTGTTCGAAGAATTCGCTAAAACTAATAAAGCATTTGAACTTAAAGCTGCTGCATTTGATGGCAAACTTTATCAAGGCGAAGAAGTTAGCGTTATCGCGAATCTTCCGAACCAAGAGAAAGCGCTTACTATGCTTGCAAACGTTCTTCAAGCTCCTATTTCGAAATTGGGCCGCTTACTTACAGCGCTTCAAGAGAAAAACGAGTCAGAAGCTGCTTAA
- the rplA gene encoding 50S ribosomal protein L1 produces the protein MAKLTKRQKAIVAAVEAHKVYTLEEAVAVLESLPAPKFKESLDIAVNLGVDPRKSDQVVRGATTLPAGTGKTVRVAVFAQGAAAEAAKAEGADVVGFDDLAESIQAGNLDFDVVIAAPDAMRVVGKLGTILGPRGLMPNPKVGTVTPDVATAVKNAKAGQARYRVDKAGIIHAAIGQVGFEAAAVRQNVEALVADLKRLKPATSKGVYIQKITLSSTMGPGLIVDVANVSK, from the coding sequence ATGGCTAAATTAACTAAACGTCAAAAAGCGATTGTAGCTGCTGTAGAAGCACACAAAGTTTACACGCTAGAAGAAGCTGTTGCAGTTTTAGAGAGCCTTCCAGCTCCTAAATTCAAAGAATCTCTAGATATCGCGGTAAACCTAGGTGTTGATCCTCGTAAATCTGACCAGGTTGTTCGTGGCGCGACTACACTTCCTGCAGGTACTGGTAAAACTGTACGTGTAGCTGTATTCGCTCAAGGTGCTGCTGCTGAAGCTGCTAAAGCTGAAGGCGCAGACGTTGTTGGTTTCGACGATCTTGCTGAAAGCATCCAAGCGGGTAACCTTGACTTTGACGTAGTAATTGCTGCTCCAGATGCAATGCGCGTTGTAGGTAAACTTGGTACGATCCTTGGTCCACGTGGCTTAATGCCAAACCCTAAAGTGGGTACTGTAACTCCTGACGTTGCTACTGCAGTTAAAAATGCAAAAGCTGGTCAAGCACGTTACCGCGTAGACAAAGCTGGTATTATCCACGCTGCGATCGGTCAAGTAGGTTTTGAAGCTGCTGCTGTTCGTCAAAACGTTGAAGCACTTGTTGCTGACTTGAAGCGTTTGAAACCTGCTACGTCTAAAGGCGTATACATTCAAAAGATCACTTTGAGCTCAACTATGGGTCCTGGTTTGATCGTTGATGTAGCAAACGTTTCTAAATAA
- the rplK gene encoding 50S ribosomal protein L11 has translation MAKKIDGYIKLQVPAGKANPSPPIGPALGQRGVNIMAFCKEFNAATQKVEAGLPIPVVITVYNDKSFTFIMKTPPAAVLLKKAAGIQKGSAVPNKTKVGKLTRAQIEEIATTKEPDLTGADLEARVRTIAGSARSMGLEVEL, from the coding sequence ATGGCTAAGAAGATTGACGGCTATATCAAGCTGCAAGTTCCAGCTGGTAAAGCGAATCCATCTCCACCGATTGGTCCTGCACTAGGTCAACGTGGTGTGAACATCATGGCATTCTGTAAAGAATTCAATGCTGCGACACAAAAAGTTGAAGCTGGTCTGCCAATTCCAGTCGTGATCACTGTGTACAACGACAAGTCGTTCACATTCATCATGAAAACTCCACCTGCTGCTGTTCTTCTTAAGAAAGCTGCTGGTATCCAGAAGGGTTCAGCTGTACCTAACAAAACTAAAGTTGGTAAGTTGACTCGTGCTCAAATCGAAGAAATCGCGACTACTAAAGAGCCAGATTTGACTGGTGCTGATTTAGAGGCACGTGTACGTACCATTGCTGGTTCTGCGCGTTCTATGGGCTTGGAAGTGGAGCTTTAA
- the nusG gene encoding transcription termination/antitermination protein NusG: MKRWYIIHAYSGYEKQVMRSLNDRIQRSAVADSFGEVLVPTEEVVEMKDGKKRKSERKFFPGYVLVEMEMNDDTWHIVKECPKVLGFIGGTAEKPAPITQKEADAILARVRNTGEAPRPKTMFEPGEELLVVDGPFTDFKGVVEEVQYEKSRLTLTINVFNRPTQVELEFRQVEKSV, encoded by the coding sequence ATGAAACGTTGGTACATTATTCATGCCTATTCAGGTTATGAAAAACAAGTGATGCGTTCGCTTAATGATCGAATCCAGCGTAGCGCTGTTGCCGATAGCTTTGGTGAAGTCCTTGTTCCTACCGAAGAAGTGGTAGAAATGAAGGATGGCAAGAAGCGTAAATCAGAGCGTAAGTTCTTTCCTGGCTATGTCTTAGTCGAAATGGAAATGAACGATGATACTTGGCACATTGTTAAAGAATGTCCAAAAGTTTTAGGTTTTATTGGTGGTACGGCTGAAAAACCGGCACCGATTACGCAAAAAGAAGCAGATGCGATTCTTGCGCGTGTACGCAATACTGGTGAAGCGCCTCGTCCTAAGACGATGTTTGAGCCAGGCGAAGAATTACTCGTGGTTGACGGTCCATTCACCGACTTTAAAGGTGTGGTGGAAGAAGTTCAGTACGAAAAGTCGCGTTTAACGCTGACTATTAATGTATTTAACCGACCAACTCAAGTTGAATTGGAATTTCGTCAAGTCGAAAAATCAGTTTAA